A section of the Malania oleifera isolate guangnan ecotype guangnan chromosome 2, ASM2987363v1, whole genome shotgun sequence genome encodes:
- the LOC131149262 gene encoding G-type lectin S-receptor-like serine/threonine-protein kinase At4g03230 isoform X1, with product MMMLFTLCMFFICSSLFYCCARDTITPDEPIRDGETLVSASKKFELGFFTPPGNSNNSRYVGIWYYGSNPRIVVWVANRDKPLSDTSGVLKVTDGNLKLLDGNGDQQYSAVLENTSPRLQIKAAKLADDGNLVLIEKAANFTFWESFKHPTDTFLPGMTMVEQLTLVSWKSESNPGTGIYSFQQDPESKHYMISKDSISFWKSGGGFNKNDEVLDVMLDLQSSNKSISGVRLVMDSSGKLQYLTRNPDERPVIWSEPRDPCSVLKPCGKFGICNASNEFMCNCSLGFKPAQPETWNSGDFTDGCTRNLELCLENGKANKYEFFSLTIIKYRNPENGIRVSSENKCKEECQDCNCIAYSYDGDYFAPQENTGDDWNCQIWNPNQDLRFVVPGPLDGKTIQLFLKIAVDSHDRETSGSQGKRTSFPRTVVISCTILLAALVALACTIVYMSYLRRRSEMTAIHETRGRVLGNPARFYDSERHVRGLIDLSQFREDEKNDIDVPFFDFESILHATDYFSNENKLGQGGFGPVYKGKFLGGQEIAVKRLSSASGQGLEEFKNEVMLIAKLQHRNLVKLLGYCIKGDEKILLYEYMPNKSLDNFIFDRTLCLTLKWEKRFDIILGIARGLLYLHQDSRLRIIHRDLKTSNILLDEEMNPKISDFGLARIFGGKQTEAATNKVVGTYGYMAPEYALDGFFSIKSDVFSFGVVLLEIISGKKNTRFCLSEQTLSLLGYAWRIWIEERALDLVDHTLRKSCNIGEVLKCINVGLLCVQEDPSDRPTMSAVVVMLGGETITLPSPKQPAFVLMRDFSSVDSSSSKPEQSSKSSNMELTITREEDR from the exons ATGATGATGCTGTTCACCTTGTGCATGTTCTTCATCTGTTCGTCTCTTTTCTACTGCTGTGCTAGAGATACCATAACACCAGATGAACCGATACGCGACGGAGAGACACTTGTTTCAGCCAGCAAAAAATTTGAACTCGGATTTTTCACTCCTCCAGGAAATTCCAATAACAGCCGATATGTGGGCATATGGTATTACGGGTCGAATCCCCGTATAGTAGTATGGGTTGCCAACAGAGACAAACCGCTTTCTGATACCTCTGGAGTTTTAAAAGTGACAGATGGGAATCTCAAACTACTGGATGGAAATGGAGACCAACAATATTCTGCAGTGCTTGAAAATACATCGCCGCGCTTGCAGATAAAGGCGGCGAAGCTCGCGGATGATGGGAACCTGGTTCTGATTGAAAAGGCTGCTAACTTCACTTTCTGGGAGAGTTTTAAACATCCAACAGACACGTTTCTTCCCGGCATGACAATGGTTGAGCAACTGACATTGGTTTCATGGAAAAGTGAGAGTAACCCCGGGACAGGAATCTACAGTTTCCAGCAAGATCCAGAGTCGAAACATTATATGATCTCCAAAGATTCGATTTCGTTTTGGAAAAGTGGGGGCGGATTTAATAAGAATGATGAAGTGTTGGATGTAATGCTTGACCTTCAATCATCAAATAAAAGTATATCAGGCGTTAGACTGGTGATGGACTCGTCAGGGAAACTGCAATATCTAACACGTAATCCTGATGAGCGGCCTGTGATTTGGTCAGAACCAAGAGACCCATGCAGCGTGCTAAAACCTTGCGGGAAGTTTGGTATCTGCAATGCTAGCAATGAGTTTATGTGCAATTGTTCGTTGGGGTTCAAGCCGGCGCAGCCAGAGACTTGGAATTCTGGAGACTTTACAGATGGTTGTACAAGAAACTTGGAGTTATGCCTCGAAAATGGTAAGGCTAATAAATACGAGTTCTTCAGCTTGACCATAATAAAATATCGAAATCCAGAGAACGGGATTCGGGTTAGCAGTGAGAATAAATGTAAAGAGGAGTGCCAGGATTGTAACTGCATTGCTTATTCATACGATGGCGACTACTTCGCTCCGCAAGAAAACACAGGGGATGATTGGAACTGCCAGATTTGGAATCCAAATCAAGATCTTCGATTTGTGGTTCCCGGGCCCCTTGATGGCAAGACCATCCAACTTTTCCTCAAAATTGCCGTAGATTCTCATGACAGAG AAACAAGTGGGTCTCAAGGAAAAAGGACATCATTTCCCCGGACTGTTGTAATTTCTTGTACAATACTTTTAGCTGCTTTGGTTGCTTTAGCATGCACTATTGTTTATATGTCTTATCTTCGGAGAAGATCAGAGATGACCGCGATACATG AAACAAGAGGAAGAGTTCTTGGAAATCCTGCACGCTTTTATGATAGTGAGAGGCATGTTAGAGGCTTAATAGACCTTAGCCAGTTCAGAGAAGATGAAAAGAATGACATAGATGTCCcattttttgattttgagagcATACTACATGCAACTGATTACTTTTCGAATGAAAACAAACTTGGACAAGGGGGTTTTGGACCGGTTTACAAg GGTAAATTTTTGGGAGGACAAGAAATTGCGGTGAAGAGGCTTTCAAGTGCTTCAGGGCAAGGCTTGGAGGAATTTAAGAATGAGGTTATGTTGATTGCAAAACTTCAGCATCGTAATCTTGTTAAACTTTTGGGCTATTGCATCAAAGGCGATGAAAAGATTTTACTCTATGAGTATATGCCCAACAAAAGCTTAGACAATTTCATATTTG ATCGAACACTGTGCTTAACATTGAAGTGGGAGAAACGCTTTGATATCATTTTGGGAATTGCTCGAGGGCTTCTATATCTTCATCAAGACTCTAGGTTGAGGATCATACATAGGGATTTGAAAACAAGCAACATTCTATTGGACGAGGAGATGAACCCCAAGATTTCAGACTTTGGCCTCGCAAGGATCTTTGGAGGCAAGCAAACAGAGGCAGCTACCAATAAAGTAGTTGGAACCTA TGGTTATATGGCCCCAGAGTATGCATTGGATGGGTTTTTCTCTATCAAGTCAGATGTCTTTAGTTTCGGAGTTGTATTGCTTGAGATTATCAGTGGTAAAAAGAACACAAGATTTTGTTTGTCGGAGCAAACTTTAAGCCTTTTAGGCTAT GCATGGCGAATATGGATAGAAGAAAGGGCACTAGATTTGGTTGATCACACACTAAGAAAATCATGCAATATAGGTGAAGTTTTGAAGTGCATAAATGTTGGATTATTATGCGTACAAGAAGATCCGAGTGATCGACCAACCATGTCAGCGGTGGTTGTCATGCTTGGTGGTGAAACAATCACTCTTCCAAGTCCGAAACAACCAGCCTTTGTTCTTATGAGAGATTTTTCTAGTGTTGATTCTTCTTCAAGTAAACCAGAACAAAGTTCAAAAAGTTCGAACATGGAGCTCACAATAACTAGAGAAGAAGATCGATAA
- the LOC131149262 gene encoding G-type lectin S-receptor-like serine/threonine-protein kinase At4g03230 isoform X2 → MTMVEQLTLVSWKSESNPGTGIYSFQQDPESKHYMISKDSISFWKSGGGFNKNDEVLDVMLDLQSSNKSISGVRLVMDSSGKLQYLTRNPDERPVIWSEPRDPCSVLKPCGKFGICNASNEFMCNCSLGFKPAQPETWNSGDFTDGCTRNLELCLENGKANKYEFFSLTIIKYRNPENGIRVSSENKCKEECQDCNCIAYSYDGDYFAPQENTGDDWNCQIWNPNQDLRFVVPGPLDGKTIQLFLKIAVDSHDRETSGSQGKRTSFPRTVVISCTILLAALVALACTIVYMSYLRRRSEMTAIHETRGRVLGNPARFYDSERHVRGLIDLSQFREDEKNDIDVPFFDFESILHATDYFSNENKLGQGGFGPVYKGKFLGGQEIAVKRLSSASGQGLEEFKNEVMLIAKLQHRNLVKLLGYCIKGDEKILLYEYMPNKSLDNFIFDRTLCLTLKWEKRFDIILGIARGLLYLHQDSRLRIIHRDLKTSNILLDEEMNPKISDFGLARIFGGKQTEAATNKVVGTYGYMAPEYALDGFFSIKSDVFSFGVVLLEIISGKKNTRFCLSEQTLSLLGYAWRIWIEERALDLVDHTLRKSCNIGEVLKCINVGLLCVQEDPSDRPTMSAVVVMLGGETITLPSPKQPAFVLMRDFSSVDSSSSKPEQSSKSSNMELTITREEDR, encoded by the exons ATGACAATGGTTGAGCAACTGACATTGGTTTCATGGAAAAGTGAGAGTAACCCCGGGACAGGAATCTACAGTTTCCAGCAAGATCCAGAGTCGAAACATTATATGATCTCCAAAGATTCGATTTCGTTTTGGAAAAGTGGGGGCGGATTTAATAAGAATGATGAAGTGTTGGATGTAATGCTTGACCTTCAATCATCAAATAAAAGTATATCAGGCGTTAGACTGGTGATGGACTCGTCAGGGAAACTGCAATATCTAACACGTAATCCTGATGAGCGGCCTGTGATTTGGTCAGAACCAAGAGACCCATGCAGCGTGCTAAAACCTTGCGGGAAGTTTGGTATCTGCAATGCTAGCAATGAGTTTATGTGCAATTGTTCGTTGGGGTTCAAGCCGGCGCAGCCAGAGACTTGGAATTCTGGAGACTTTACAGATGGTTGTACAAGAAACTTGGAGTTATGCCTCGAAAATGGTAAGGCTAATAAATACGAGTTCTTCAGCTTGACCATAATAAAATATCGAAATCCAGAGAACGGGATTCGGGTTAGCAGTGAGAATAAATGTAAAGAGGAGTGCCAGGATTGTAACTGCATTGCTTATTCATACGATGGCGACTACTTCGCTCCGCAAGAAAACACAGGGGATGATTGGAACTGCCAGATTTGGAATCCAAATCAAGATCTTCGATTTGTGGTTCCCGGGCCCCTTGATGGCAAGACCATCCAACTTTTCCTCAAAATTGCCGTAGATTCTCATGACAGAG AAACAAGTGGGTCTCAAGGAAAAAGGACATCATTTCCCCGGACTGTTGTAATTTCTTGTACAATACTTTTAGCTGCTTTGGTTGCTTTAGCATGCACTATTGTTTATATGTCTTATCTTCGGAGAAGATCAGAGATGACCGCGATACATG AAACAAGAGGAAGAGTTCTTGGAAATCCTGCACGCTTTTATGATAGTGAGAGGCATGTTAGAGGCTTAATAGACCTTAGCCAGTTCAGAGAAGATGAAAAGAATGACATAGATGTCCcattttttgattttgagagcATACTACATGCAACTGATTACTTTTCGAATGAAAACAAACTTGGACAAGGGGGTTTTGGACCGGTTTACAAg GGTAAATTTTTGGGAGGACAAGAAATTGCGGTGAAGAGGCTTTCAAGTGCTTCAGGGCAAGGCTTGGAGGAATTTAAGAATGAGGTTATGTTGATTGCAAAACTTCAGCATCGTAATCTTGTTAAACTTTTGGGCTATTGCATCAAAGGCGATGAAAAGATTTTACTCTATGAGTATATGCCCAACAAAAGCTTAGACAATTTCATATTTG ATCGAACACTGTGCTTAACATTGAAGTGGGAGAAACGCTTTGATATCATTTTGGGAATTGCTCGAGGGCTTCTATATCTTCATCAAGACTCTAGGTTGAGGATCATACATAGGGATTTGAAAACAAGCAACATTCTATTGGACGAGGAGATGAACCCCAAGATTTCAGACTTTGGCCTCGCAAGGATCTTTGGAGGCAAGCAAACAGAGGCAGCTACCAATAAAGTAGTTGGAACCTA TGGTTATATGGCCCCAGAGTATGCATTGGATGGGTTTTTCTCTATCAAGTCAGATGTCTTTAGTTTCGGAGTTGTATTGCTTGAGATTATCAGTGGTAAAAAGAACACAAGATTTTGTTTGTCGGAGCAAACTTTAAGCCTTTTAGGCTAT GCATGGCGAATATGGATAGAAGAAAGGGCACTAGATTTGGTTGATCACACACTAAGAAAATCATGCAATATAGGTGAAGTTTTGAAGTGCATAAATGTTGGATTATTATGCGTACAAGAAGATCCGAGTGATCGACCAACCATGTCAGCGGTGGTTGTCATGCTTGGTGGTGAAACAATCACTCTTCCAAGTCCGAAACAACCAGCCTTTGTTCTTATGAGAGATTTTTCTAGTGTTGATTCTTCTTCAAGTAAACCAGAACAAAGTTCAAAAAGTTCGAACATGGAGCTCACAATAACTAGAGAAGAAGATCGATAA